Proteins from a single region of Hymenobacter aquaticus:
- a CDS encoding competence/damage-inducible protein A, with product MPHVPDAEIITIGDELLYGQVIDTNSAFMGQELGKLGIRVRQITSVSDRADEIVQALDAARTRAQVVLITGGLGPTKDDLTKNILTDYFHTELVLNEASLRDVEAIFARFNRPMLEVNRQQAYLPASCTPVRNVVGTAPGMWFEEQGVVFVSMPGVPFEMKRMMTDTVLPRLKRHFRTPPIEHIVVQTVGLGESFLASTIAAWEDALPANMKLAYLPYLGGVRLRLTGSDDGQPDLRGRMQARMPELRALLGDYIFAEGEVPLEAAVGQLLLERGLTLGTAESCTGGYIAHKLTSVPGSSRYFLGSIISYHNDIKIKELNVSPESLATHGAVSEEVVRQMAEGARQRLGVDVALATSGIAGPDGGTEEKPVGTFWLAYADEHQTVARKISFNRGRQLNIEYATTSILNLLRQSLPQR from the coding sequence ATGCCCCACGTTCCAGACGCAGAAATCATCACCATTGGCGACGAGCTCCTCTACGGACAGGTTATCGACACCAATTCCGCTTTCATGGGTCAGGAGCTTGGCAAGCTCGGCATTCGGGTGCGCCAGATTACCAGCGTTTCCGACCGGGCCGACGAGATTGTGCAGGCCCTCGACGCGGCCCGCACCCGCGCCCAGGTGGTGCTGATTACCGGCGGCCTGGGCCCCACCAAGGACGACCTGACCAAGAACATCCTGACCGACTACTTCCACACCGAGCTGGTGCTCAACGAGGCTTCCCTGCGCGACGTGGAGGCCATCTTTGCCCGCTTCAACCGGCCCATGCTGGAAGTAAACCGGCAGCAGGCCTACTTGCCCGCCTCCTGCACGCCGGTGCGCAACGTGGTGGGCACCGCGCCCGGCATGTGGTTCGAGGAGCAGGGCGTGGTGTTCGTGAGCATGCCGGGCGTGCCCTTCGAAATGAAGCGCATGATGACCGACACGGTGCTGCCCCGCCTCAAGCGCCACTTCCGCACCCCGCCCATCGAGCACATCGTGGTGCAGACCGTGGGCCTGGGCGAGTCGTTTCTGGCCTCAACAATTGCCGCCTGGGAAGATGCCTTGCCCGCCAATATGAAGCTGGCCTACCTGCCCTACCTGGGCGGCGTGCGCCTGCGCCTCACCGGCTCCGACGACGGGCAGCCCGACCTGCGCGGCCGGATGCAGGCCCGCATGCCCGAGCTGCGCGCCCTGCTCGGCGACTATATTTTTGCCGAAGGCGAAGTGCCACTCGAAGCGGCCGTGGGCCAACTGCTGCTAGAGCGGGGCCTCACGCTGGGCACCGCCGAAAGCTGCACCGGCGGCTACATTGCTCACAAGCTAACCAGCGTACCCGGCAGCTCCCGCTACTTTTTAGGCAGCATTATTTCGTATCATAACGATATAAAAATCAAAGAATTAAATGTATCACCCGAAAGCCTGGCTACACATGGCGCGGTGAGCGAAGAAGTGGTGCGCCAGATGGCTGAGGGCGCCCGTCAGCGCCTGGGCGTGGACGTGGCCCTTGCCACCAGCGGCATAGCCGGCCCCGACGGTGGCACCGAGGAAAAACCCGTGGGCACCTTCTGGCTCGCCTACGCCGACGAGCACCAGACCGTGGCCCGCAAAATCAGCTTCAACCGGGGCCGGCAGCTCAACATTGAGTACGCCACCACCAGCATACTGAACCTGCTGCGCCAGAGCCTGCCCCAGCGCTAA
- a CDS encoding dihydrolipoamide acetyltransferase family protein: MARVEMVMPKMGESIMEGTVLKWLKQVGDAIEQDESVLEVATDKVDTEVPAIHAGVLQEILVQEGQVVAVGAPIAVIETDVANVGAAAPAAAPAAPQAAPAPSLNGAETSVPYLPEANDPQASQRLAVAQPGRFYSPLVLSIARQEGISMADLEYLPGTGKEGRVTKQDILAYVEGGKKPVAAASAATAAPAAAPAPVAQPQAAPAPVAAPAPPAAPVAVASKPAPSVSGNNELIEMDRMRKMIAQRMVDSKRISPHVTSFVEADVTEIVNWRNKHKDAYKKREGENLTFTPIFIQAVARAIQDFPMINVSIDGDYIIKKRDINIGVAVALPSGNLIVPVIHNADQLNLNGLSKKVNDLASRARANKLKPEDLEGGTYTLSNVGSFGNVMGTPIIMQPQVAIMAVGAIKKKPAVIETPQGDLIGVRHFMFLSHSYDHRVVDGSLGGMFVRKVADYLEQFDPNTAI; encoded by the coding sequence ATGGCACGAGTGGAAATGGTGATGCCCAAAATGGGCGAAAGCATTATGGAAGGCACCGTCCTGAAATGGCTCAAGCAAGTCGGCGACGCCATCGAGCAGGACGAATCGGTGCTGGAAGTGGCAACGGATAAAGTAGATACCGAAGTGCCCGCCATCCACGCCGGCGTATTGCAGGAAATTCTGGTGCAGGAAGGCCAGGTAGTGGCCGTCGGTGCCCCGATTGCCGTTATCGAAACCGATGTTGCCAACGTCGGCGCCGCAGCCCCCGCAGCCGCTCCGGCCGCGCCCCAGGCTGCCCCGGCCCCTTCCCTGAACGGCGCGGAAACCAGCGTGCCGTACCTGCCCGAGGCCAACGACCCGCAGGCCAGCCAGCGCCTGGCTGTGGCCCAGCCCGGCCGCTTCTACTCGCCTCTGGTGCTGAGCATTGCCCGCCAGGAAGGCATTTCGATGGCCGATCTGGAATACCTGCCCGGCACCGGCAAGGAAGGCCGCGTCACGAAGCAGGACATTCTGGCCTACGTGGAAGGCGGCAAAAAGCCTGTTGCCGCTGCGTCGGCCGCTACCGCGGCACCCGCTGCGGCCCCGGCCCCAGTGGCGCAGCCCCAGGCCGCGCCGGCACCAGTGGCTGCCCCCGCCCCGCCGGCGGCCCCGGTAGCCGTGGCCAGCAAGCCCGCGCCGTCGGTGAGCGGCAACAATGAGCTGATCGAAATGGACCGCATGCGCAAGATGATTGCCCAGCGCATGGTCGACTCGAAGCGCATTTCGCCCCACGTTACGTCTTTCGTCGAAGCCGACGTAACCGAAATCGTGAACTGGCGCAACAAGCACAAGGACGCCTACAAGAAGCGCGAGGGCGAGAACCTGACCTTCACGCCCATCTTTATCCAGGCCGTGGCCCGCGCTATCCAGGACTTCCCGATGATTAATGTCTCGATTGATGGCGACTACATCATCAAGAAGCGCGACATCAACATCGGGGTGGCCGTGGCGCTGCCCTCGGGCAACCTGATTGTGCCCGTGATTCACAACGCCGACCAGCTCAACCTGAACGGCCTGAGCAAGAAGGTGAACGACCTGGCCTCGCGGGCCCGGGCCAATAAGCTCAAACCCGAAGACCTGGAAGGCGGCACTTACACGCTGAGCAACGTGGGCTCCTTCGGCAACGTGATGGGCACGCCCATCATCATGCAGCCCCAGGTGGCCATCATGGCCGTGGGCGCTATCAAGAAGAAGCCCGCCGTTATCGAAACGCCCCAGGGTGATTTGATCGGCGTGCGCCACTTCATGTTCCTGAGCCACAGCTACGACCACCGCGTGGTCGACGGCTCGCTGGGCGGCATGTTCGTGCGCAAAGTAGCCGATTACCTGGAGCAGTTCGACCCGAACACGGCCATCTAA